The Candidatus Bathyarchaeota archaeon region TTGGCTGCAGTGGTTGCGGGTGCGGGGTAACGTAAATGATATACATCGCCTTGCCCATTAGTATAATGTTCGGGGGTAATTGAGACGTCTGTGGAATGTAAGAACTGTAAAAAAATGGTTAAACCCAAATTCGAAATAGACGCAGGGATTGACCGTCACGTTTGCCCAGAATGCGGCTGCGTACTAGACGCATGCACAGACAACATCCAAGTCATCGGAAGAGACATGTAACGGCGCGCATCAACTTCTTGAATTAACCTAAAAATCGCCTGCAGATTTTTCAGATAAACAATTCAGGACACCTTTACTGATTTCTGATTCATAAATACTAAAAACAAAAACCCCCAACACTTCAATCATGTGCCACCTACACCTGATAAACAAAGCAGATTTCCCCAAAAACCCAATCAAACCCAAAAATCTGCAAAAAAAGAAAACAACCGACAACGTCGAAATAGGCTTCTATTACCCATGCATCGTCGAGAACATACAACACTTCTGACGCTCAGACTAAAAAATTCTCCAAACGTCTTCGCTGTGAGTGGAACTTACCGTAAGGCGCTCTCCTACTTGATTACTGATTTGCACAATTCAAACAAGACTACAACACGACCGACTACCTTAAAGAGAAATGCGTTTTCTAGGTTTTTATAAAAGAATTACCAAACCAAAAAACTAATTAGTTCATCTATTTCAAAGCAATTTGGAAGGTATGGTATGGTTAATAGAGAGGGTGTTAGTACTTTTTCTGCGGTTTCAGCATTTTTGGGCAGTATCTTTTTCACAGCGTTGATAATATTATTCCAGAGTCCTGATGCATTTAAACAAAGTCTTCTTGACCTTAAGATAAATGAGACTTTATCTATTGTTATTACCCAAAGGTTAATCATAGCTTTCCCTCTGATGATAACGATAGTTTTGTTTATTTACTCGGCATTTTTCTTTGCTATTGCTTGCTGTCGCGATGCACAAGAAGACTGTAGTATGCTGACAGATGTTGCGATAACGCCATTTCTGGTGGGTTTCTTATCAATTTTTGTATCATTATTTGTTGTACTTGCCTTCATTGAAGTTATTGTCGCGGTAGTGTTCGTTTTAATTTCAATATGTTTGGTATTGTGGTGAGCTAAATCGATTCACAAAAAAACATAAACACTTACAAATTCGCGCCGTGGGAGGAGTGCGTGGGTACCCCTATAGGGTGGGGTCATCCGCTAAGACGACCGAGGCGCTTAACACACACAAGCGAAGCAAATCCGCGGTCGTGCCCAGTGGGCAATTTTTGCGAGGATAGCACTCAAGGAGTACGTAAATCCGAGCAAAAATAAAGCGGTTTGCGAAGCGATGTGTGCGTCGTTGCCTGGAACGTGCGAGGCAAGCGAAGCACGCCGAGCTATCTTTCTTAACCTTGTGAATTCAGATGTGCGGGCAAGCAAAAAAAGGCCAAAAAAAGATGCTTACACAGAGCGTTCTTTTGCTGGATAGACTTTTAGGCTCTAAAAAGGAGCTTAAATTAGGCTTCTTTTCACAAAACCTCACATGACATATCAGTCTTGTTTAAAAAGGGAAAAGTGTCTGTGGAGGTTTTGGTGATTCGCAGACGTTGACTAATCTGATAGGAGGTGAAGTGGCAAGTAGAGAATGTCCTAATTGTCATAGCATTAAGAATTGGAAGGATGGATTGAGGGAGACAAGTATTGGGTGTGTTCAACGTTTTATCTGTCGAGAGTGTGGTTTTAGGTTTAGTGTTTCTTCTAAAACTTTAAATCTAGAAGTTCCAACATATGGGTTTAGCCAATTATGCGCTGATTTAGAGGCGAAAAAATTGGACACTGCAACAGAAACAAAAACTGTTGCGGGAGAAACAACCACTATACAGACAAACTCTGATGCAAGAATAGCAGAATTCCTTTGGTACATGAAAAAACAAGGCTACAAAGAAACAACCATTATCAGCAGAGGCGTAAGACTAAGAAGACTAATTGCGCTAGGTGCAGACCTAAACAACCCCGAAAGCGTCAAAGAAACAATAGCAAAGCAGGAACATTGGAAAGACTCAATGAAAGAAGTAATGGTTTTCGCATACGATTTATACGCTAAATGGACAGGGCAAAAATGGCAAAGACCACGATACAAAGCAGTACGACAACTCCCATTCATACCGCAAGAAAGAGAAATCGACGACGTAATAGCAGGATGTAACAAAGAAATTGCTCTATTCCTTCAAATAGCAAAAGAAACAGGTGCCAGAGCTGGCGAAATCTACCGACTTCAATGGACAGATATAGACTTCGAAGGAAGAACATTAAGTCTAATCGCTGAAAAAGGAAGCAACCCACGAATCTTTAGACTCTCAAACAAACTCCTGAACATGCTAACGGCATTCCCAAAAGAAAAACAACGACTATTCAACCTCTATCTTAACCTAAACAACCTCAGAAGAACATTTGAGCGACAAAGAAAAAGACAAGCGAAAAAACTCGGCAATCCGCGACTAAATAAAATCACATTCCACACTCTAAGACATTGGAAAGGTTCAACAGAATACCACAAAACCAAAGATATCCTCCATGTAATGCAAGTTCTCGGACACAAAAACATCAAGAATACCCTGCTATACACACAACTAATCGATGTTGAAAAAGACGATTCATTCATCTGCAAAGTTGCAAAGACACCACAAGAAATAGCTGAACTAATCGAGCAGGGCTTTGAATTTGTGTGTACTCTTGAGGATTCAAGGTTCTTTAGAAAGAGAAAGTAAACCTGTCGCAGGTTTATTCCAAATTACCATGATGGTGCCGAGGGCAGGGTTTGAACATGCGACAACTCGGTCTTCAGCCGAGCGCTCTCCCAGGCTGAGCTACCTCGGCACATATCCTGGGATATCCAAACAAAAGTATGCTGTGATGTTTTAAATGTTTCTGATTTGTCGGCGTTGTCTCTAGATGCCGAGTATGGCTTGGTGGTTCATCAAAAGGTAACCTGCTAGTGCGCCGCCGAAGAAGCAGAGGAAGATGAGTATGCCATCGTATTTTTTTTCTCCATAGTTTAGGTTAAACATTTGTTTTTTCGCCTGTACCTTGCAGGGTTATGTGTGGGTTAGCCAAAAGGTTTTATGAAAGCAAAGTATGTATTCTGAATCCTGTGGGCCGTTAGTCTAGCTGGCTAGGACGTCGCCCTCACGCGGCGAAGATCACCGGTTCAA contains the following coding sequences:
- a CDS encoding tyrosine-type recombinase/integrase produces the protein MDTATETKTVAGETTTIQTNSDARIAEFLWYMKKQGYKETTIISRGVRLRRLIALGADLNNPESVKETIAKQEHWKDSMKEVMVFAYDLYAKWTGQKWQRPRYKAVRQLPFIPQEREIDDVIAGCNKEIALFLQIAKETGARAGEIYRLQWTDIDFEGRTLSLIAEKGSNPRIFRLSNKLLNMLTAFPKEKQRLFNLYLNLNNLRRTFERQRKRQAKKLGNPRLNKITFHTLRHWKGSTEYHKTKDILHVMQVLGHKNIKNTLLYTQLIDVEKDDSFICKVAKTPQEIAELIEQGFEFVCTLEDSRFFRKRK